From one Oceanimonas doudoroffii genomic stretch:
- the rpsO gene encoding 30S ribosomal protein S15: MSLNAETKAQIVAEFARGEGDTGSPEVQVALLSAQINHLQGHFKQHIHDHHSRRGLLRMVSQRRNLLDYLKRKDVERYRALIEKLGLRR; the protein is encoded by the coding sequence ATGTCACTAAATGCTGAAACCAAAGCCCAGATCGTTGCCGAATTCGCCCGTGGCGAAGGCGACACCGGCTCTCCCGAAGTGCAGGTAGCTCTGCTGAGCGCCCAGATCAACCACCTGCAGGGCCACTTCAAGCAGCACATCCACGATCACCACAGCCGCCGCGGCCTGCTGCGCATGGTATCCCAGCGTCGTAACCTGCTGGACTACCTGAAGCGCAAAGACGTAGAGCGCTACCGTGCCCTGATCGAAAAGCTGGGCCTGCGTCGTTAA
- the truB gene encoding tRNA pseudouridine(55) synthase TruB has product MGRQRRFRGREVDGILLLDKPAGITSNDALQQVKRIYAAAKAGHTGALDPLATGMLPICLGEATKFSQFLLDADKRYRVVAKLGERTDTSDADGEVVETRPVNVSTGELIEALDHFRGDIEQIPSMYSALKYQGKPLYQYAREGIEVPREARPITVFELKLIRFEGDEVELEVHCSKGTYIRTIVDDLGERLGCGAHVTVLRRLAVAGYPGERMLTLEQLQCILDNCKANEISPRVELDPLLLPMDTAVQSLPEVNLSELVAGYLLHGQAVQVSGAPLEGFVRMTVGEDHRFVGVGEIDDDGKVAPRRLVR; this is encoded by the coding sequence ATGGGGCGTCAGCGACGTTTTCGCGGCCGTGAGGTAGACGGCATTCTGCTGCTCGACAAGCCGGCGGGTATTACCTCCAACGATGCCCTGCAGCAGGTCAAGCGTATCTACGCCGCCGCCAAGGCCGGCCACACCGGTGCCCTGGACCCGCTGGCCACCGGCATGCTGCCGATCTGCCTGGGTGAAGCCACCAAGTTTTCCCAGTTTCTGCTTGATGCCGACAAACGCTACCGGGTGGTGGCCAAGCTCGGTGAGCGCACCGACACCAGTGACGCCGACGGTGAAGTGGTGGAGACCCGCCCGGTGAATGTGTCCACCGGCGAGCTGATCGAGGCGCTGGATCACTTTCGCGGTGACATTGAACAGATCCCCTCCATGTATTCGGCGCTCAAGTACCAGGGCAAACCCCTGTATCAGTACGCCCGGGAAGGCATTGAGGTGCCCCGGGAAGCGCGCCCGATCACGGTGTTTGAGCTCAAGCTCATTCGCTTTGAAGGGGACGAGGTGGAGCTGGAAGTACACTGCAGCAAGGGTACCTATATTCGCACCATCGTCGACGATCTGGGCGAGCGGCTGGGTTGTGGTGCCCACGTCACCGTGCTGCGCCGGCTGGCGGTGGCCGGATATCCGGGCGAACGCATGCTGACCCTGGAGCAGCTGCAGTGCATTCTCGACAACTGCAAGGCCAATGAGATTTCGCCCCGGGTGGAACTGGATCCGCTGCTGCTGCCAATGGACACCGCGGTGCAGAGCCTGCCCGAGGTGAACCTGTCGGAGCTGGTGGCCGGTTACCTGCTGCACGGCCAGGCGGTGCAGGTGTCGGGCGCGCCCCTTGAGGGGTTTGTGCGCATGACGGTGGGCGAAGACCATCGTTTTGTCGGCGTCGGTGAAATCGATGACGACGGCAAGGTGGCGCCGCGCCGGCTGGTGCGCTGA
- the rbfA gene encoding 30S ribosome-binding factor RbfA, whose translation MAREFSRTRRVAQELQKEIAVILQREIKDDRLGMVTVSGVEVSRDLNYAKVFVTFLDNDAERVEQGMEALKDASGYIRSLVAKAMRLRVTPELRFSYDQSLVEGMRISTLVSSTVAEDKRRSAGRDDEDDKEQD comes from the coding sequence ATGGCCAGAGAATTCAGCCGTACCCGCCGGGTAGCACAGGAACTGCAAAAAGAGATTGCCGTTATCCTGCAGCGGGAAATCAAAGACGACCGTCTGGGCATGGTCACCGTTTCCGGAGTCGAAGTGTCCCGGGATCTTAATTACGCCAAGGTATTCGTGACCTTTCTCGACAACGACGCCGAGCGCGTGGAGCAGGGCATGGAGGCGCTGAAGGACGCCAGCGGTTATATTCGCAGCCTGGTGGCCAAGGCCATGCGCCTGCGGGTCACCCCGGAGCTGCGCTTCTCCTATGATCAGAGCCTGGTGGAAGGCATGCGCATCTCCACCCTGGTGTCGAGCACCGTCGCCGAAGACAAGCGCCGCAGCGCCGGCCGCGACGACGAAGACGACAAGGAGCAGGACTGA
- the infB gene encoding translation initiation factor IF-2, translating into MAEVSLTQLASDIDTPVDRLIQQFREAGMEKSGNDTVSETEKAALLAHLKKQHGANDDNEPKRMTLQRKTMSTLSVQGAGGKSKAVQVEVRKKRTYVRRDALEDQRREEEEKARQEAEAQARREAEEAAQREAAEQAKREAEEKAKREAEEKAKREAEEKARQAQLQAQKNTEQGTDQSQSKEQKKADEMAKREAENLKKQREEEALRKAELEAQQKAEEVRKLAEANEKRWAEEAAKKPEDADYHVTTSQHARAAEDEADQSEEQKARRTGGKKRKGGKSKEDREDRESRNERQRKGKRAKVMTPKSMKHGFQKPAQPVSREVEIGETISVAELANRMAVKGTEVIKAMMKMGAMVTINQVIDQETAQLVAEEMGHKVVLRRENELEERVLSDRDTDAERKSRAPVVTIMGHVDHGKTSTLDYIRRTKVASGEAGGITQHIGAYHVETENGMITFLDTPGHAAFTSMRARGAKATDIVILVVAADDGVMPQTIEAIQHAKAAEVPLIVAVNKMDKPEADPDRVKSELAQHGVMSEDWGGENIFVHISAKAGTGIDELLEAILLQAEVLELTAVYDAMASGVVIESRLDKGRGPVATVLVQDGTLNQGDIVLCGLEYGRVRAMKDELGREVKAAGPSIPVEILGLSGVPTAGDEATVVRDEKKAREVALYRQGKFREVKLARQQKAKLENMFANMSEGEVAEVNLVLKADVQGSIEAISDSLMKLSTDEVKVKIVGSGVGGITETDASLAAASNAIILGFNVRADASARKMIEAEEIDLRYYSVIYELLDEVKQAMTGMLAPEFKQEIIGLAQVRDVFRSPKFGAIAGCMVTEGVVKRSNPIRVLRDNVVIYEGELESLRRFKDDVQEVRNGMECGIGVKNYNDVRVGDQIEVYQIVEVQRTL; encoded by the coding sequence ATGGCAGAAGTATCATTGACGCAACTTGCCAGTGACATCGACACGCCGGTTGATCGTCTGATCCAGCAGTTTCGTGAGGCGGGCATGGAGAAATCCGGCAACGACACCGTTTCCGAAACTGAAAAGGCCGCCTTGCTTGCGCATCTGAAAAAGCAGCACGGTGCCAATGACGATAATGAACCCAAACGGATGACCCTGCAGCGCAAGACCATGAGTACCCTGAGTGTTCAGGGTGCCGGCGGCAAGAGCAAGGCAGTGCAGGTAGAGGTGCGCAAGAAGCGCACCTACGTAAGACGCGATGCGCTCGAAGACCAGCGTCGTGAAGAGGAAGAAAAGGCGCGCCAGGAAGCCGAGGCTCAGGCGCGTCGTGAGGCCGAGGAAGCGGCCCAACGAGAAGCAGCAGAACAAGCCAAGCGCGAGGCGGAAGAAAAAGCCAAGCGCGAAGCGGAAGAAAAAGCCAAGCGTGAAGCGGAAGAAAAAGCCCGTCAGGCTCAGCTGCAGGCTCAGAAGAACACCGAGCAGGGGACCGACCAGTCCCAGAGCAAAGAGCAGAAAAAGGCGGATGAGATGGCCAAGCGCGAAGCAGAAAACCTGAAAAAACAGCGCGAAGAAGAAGCCCTGCGCAAAGCCGAGCTGGAAGCCCAGCAGAAGGCGGAAGAAGTGCGCAAGCTGGCGGAAGCAAACGAGAAGCGCTGGGCCGAAGAAGCGGCCAAGAAGCCGGAAGACGCGGACTACCACGTGACCACCAGCCAGCACGCCCGTGCCGCCGAAGACGAAGCCGATCAGAGCGAAGAGCAGAAAGCCCGTCGCACCGGTGGCAAGAAGCGCAAGGGTGGTAAGTCGAAGGAAGATCGTGAAGATCGCGAAAGCCGCAACGAGCGCCAGCGCAAGGGCAAGCGCGCCAAGGTGATGACGCCCAAGTCCATGAAGCATGGCTTCCAGAAGCCGGCCCAGCCGGTGAGCCGTGAAGTGGAAATCGGCGAAACCATCAGTGTGGCCGAGCTGGCCAACCGCATGGCGGTCAAGGGCACCGAAGTCATCAAGGCGATGATGAAGATGGGCGCCATGGTCACCATCAACCAGGTGATCGATCAGGAAACCGCTCAGCTGGTGGCCGAGGAAATGGGCCACAAGGTGGTGCTGCGCCGCGAAAACGAGCTGGAAGAGCGCGTGCTGTCCGACCGTGACACCGACGCCGAGCGCAAGTCCCGCGCGCCTGTGGTGACCATCATGGGTCACGTTGACCACGGCAAGACCTCCACCCTGGACTACATTCGTCGTACCAAGGTGGCGTCTGGCGAGGCCGGCGGCATTACCCAGCACATCGGTGCCTACCACGTAGAAACCGAGAACGGCATGATCACCTTCCTGGATACGCCGGGACACGCGGCCTTTACCTCCATGCGTGCCCGTGGTGCCAAGGCCACCGACATCGTGATTCTGGTGGTGGCCGCCGACGACGGTGTGATGCCCCAGACCATTGAAGCCATTCAGCACGCCAAGGCCGCCGAAGTGCCGCTGATCGTGGCCGTGAACAAGATGGACAAGCCGGAAGCGGATCCGGATCGGGTCAAGAGCGAACTGGCTCAGCACGGCGTGATGTCGGAAGACTGGGGTGGCGAAAACATTTTCGTACACATCTCCGCCAAGGCCGGTACCGGTATCGACGAACTGCTGGAAGCGATCCTGCTGCAGGCCGAAGTACTGGAGCTGACCGCGGTATACGACGCCATGGCCTCCGGCGTGGTGATCGAATCCCGTCTCGACAAGGGCCGCGGCCCCGTGGCCACCGTGCTGGTGCAGGACGGCACCCTGAACCAGGGTGACATCGTGCTGTGCGGCCTGGAGTACGGCCGGGTACGCGCCATGAAGGACGAGCTGGGTCGCGAAGTGAAAGCCGCCGGTCCGTCCATTCCGGTAGAGATTCTGGGCCTGTCCGGCGTGCCCACTGCCGGTGACGAAGCCACGGTAGTACGGGACGAGAAAAAGGCCCGGGAAGTGGCGCTGTACCGTCAGGGCAAGTTCCGCGAAGTCAAGCTGGCCCGCCAGCAGAAGGCCAAGCTGGAGAACATGTTCGCCAACATGAGCGAAGGCGAAGTGGCCGAGGTCAACCTGGTGCTGAAGGCGGACGTACAGGGCTCCATCGAGGCGATCTCCGACTCGCTGATGAAGCTGTCCACCGACGAAGTGAAGGTGAAGATCGTGGGCTCCGGCGTAGGTGGCATTACCGAGACCGACGCCAGCCTGGCGGCCGCGTCCAACGCCATCATTCTGGGCTTCAACGTGCGTGCCGACGCTTCCGCCCGCAAGATGATCGAGGCGGAAGAGATCGACCTGCGCTACTACAGTGTGATCTATGAGCTGCTGGACGAAGTGAAGCAGGCCATGACCGGCATGCTGGCACCCGAGTTCAAGCAGGAGATCATCGGCCTGGCCCAGGTGCGTGACGTGTTCCGTTCGCCCAAGTTCGGCGCCATCGCCGGCTGTATGGTTACCGAAGGCGTGGTCAAGCGCAGCAATCCGATTCGCGTACTGCGCGACAACGTGGTGATTTACGAAGGCGAGCTGGAATCCCTGCGTCGCTTCAAGGATGACGTTCAGGAAGTGCGTAACGGCATGGAATGCGGCATCGGCGTGAAGAACTACAACGACGTGCGCGTAGGCGACCAGATCGAGGTATATCAGATTGTGGAAGTGCAGCGCACCCTGTAA
- the nusA gene encoding transcription termination factor NusA: protein MNKEILLVVDAVSNEKAVPREKIFEALETALATATKKKYEGDIEVRVAIDRKSGDFDTFRRWQVVEDQESLTNAYREITLEAAQIDEPEIQLGDYVEDQIESITFDRITTQTAKQVIVQKVREAERMQVVEQFQDQEGEIITGVVKKATRDNVILDLGNNAEAVIFREDLLPRESFRSGDRVRGLLYAVRPEARGAQLFVSRSNPEFLKELFRIEVPEIGEEIIEIMAAARDPGSRAKIAVKTNDRRIDPIGACVGMRGARVQAVSGELGGERVDIVLWDDNPAQFVINAMAPADVASIIVDEDAHSMDIAVEAGNLAQAIGRNGQNVRLASQLTGWELNVMTVEDLQQKHQAENDKIITLFVDSLDIDDDFASLLVGEGFSTLEEIAYVPVSELLSVEGLDEDTVEELRNRAKDALTTRALAQEESFEGVEPAEDLLGLTGMTRELAYQLAARGVGNLEDLAEQGIDDLEGIEGLDETRAGELIMAARNICWFGEQNED from the coding sequence ATGAATAAAGAAATATTGCTGGTTGTAGACGCCGTTTCCAACGAAAAGGCGGTGCCTCGCGAGAAAATTTTTGAGGCGCTGGAAACCGCGCTGGCCACGGCCACCAAGAAAAAATACGAAGGCGACATCGAAGTCCGGGTTGCCATCGACCGCAAGAGCGGAGACTTCGATACCTTCCGTCGCTGGCAGGTGGTGGAAGATCAGGAGTCCCTGACCAACGCCTACCGGGAAATCACCCTGGAAGCGGCCCAGATCGACGAGCCCGAAATTCAGCTCGGTGACTACGTAGAGGATCAAATCGAGTCCATCACCTTTGACCGCATCACCACCCAGACTGCCAAGCAGGTTATCGTGCAGAAGGTGCGTGAAGCCGAGCGCATGCAGGTGGTGGAGCAGTTCCAGGACCAGGAAGGCGAAATCATTACCGGTGTGGTGAAAAAGGCCACCCGCGACAACGTGATCCTGGATCTGGGCAACAATGCCGAGGCCGTGATCTTCCGCGAAGATCTGCTGCCCCGCGAGTCGTTCCGCTCCGGTGACCGGGTGCGAGGTCTGCTCTATGCAGTTCGCCCCGAAGCCCGTGGTGCCCAGCTGTTTGTCAGCCGCTCCAACCCGGAATTTCTGAAAGAGCTGTTCCGCATTGAAGTGCCGGAAATCGGTGAAGAAATCATCGAAATCATGGCCGCCGCCCGGGATCCGGGCAGCCGCGCCAAGATTGCGGTCAAGACCAACGACCGCCGCATCGATCCCATCGGTGCCTGTGTGGGCATGCGTGGTGCCCGTGTGCAGGCGGTATCCGGTGAGCTCGGTGGCGAGCGCGTGGACATCGTGCTGTGGGACGACAACCCCGCCCAGTTCGTGATCAACGCCATGGCGCCGGCCGATGTGGCCTCCATCATCGTGGATGAAGACGCCCATTCCATGGACATCGCCGTGGAAGCCGGCAACCTGGCCCAGGCCATTGGCCGTAATGGTCAAAACGTGCGCCTGGCTTCCCAGCTGACCGGCTGGGAACTGAATGTGATGACGGTGGAAGACCTGCAGCAAAAGCACCAGGCCGAAAACGACAAGATCATTACCCTGTTTGTAGACAGCCTGGACATCGACGACGACTTTGCTTCCCTGCTGGTGGGCGAAGGCTTCTCCACCCTGGAAGAAATCGCCTATGTTCCGGTCAGCGAGCTGCTGAGTGTGGAAGGTCTGGACGAAGATACCGTCGAAGAGCTGCGCAACCGGGCCAAGGACGCACTGACTACCCGTGCCCTGGCCCAGGAAGAATCCTTTGAAGGGGTAGAGCCGGCAGAAGACCTGCTGGGTCTGACCGGCATGACCCGCGAGCTGGCCTATCAACTGGCCGCTCGTGGTGTCGGGAATCTGGAAGATCTGGCAGAGCAGGGCATTGACGACCTGGAAGGCATTGAAGGCCTCGATGAGACCCGCGCGGGCGAACTCATCATGGCTGCCCGTAACATCTGCTGGTTCGGAGAGCAGAACGAAGATTAA
- the rimP gene encoding ribosome maturation factor RimP, protein MATLEQRLTEMLSEPVAALGFELLGLEFVRAGRHSTLRLYIDHENGIDVNDCAEVSRQVSAVLDVEDPISTEYDLEVSSPGLARPLFKPAHYQAIIGQEAELALRMAVNNRRKLKGIVVSADDTMVRLEVNGQEFPVAYANIQKANLVPNFD, encoded by the coding sequence TTGGCTACATTGGAACAACGATTGACCGAGATGCTCAGCGAACCGGTAGCGGCGCTGGGCTTTGAACTGCTGGGGCTGGAATTTGTTCGCGCCGGCCGTCACTCGACCCTGCGGCTGTACATCGATCATGAAAACGGCATCGATGTGAACGATTGCGCCGAAGTCAGCCGGCAGGTCAGCGCCGTGCTGGATGTGGAAGATCCCATTTCCACCGAGTATGATCTGGAAGTCTCATCCCCGGGGCTCGCACGACCTCTGTTCAAACCGGCCCATTACCAGGCCATTATCGGCCAGGAGGCCGAACTGGCACTGCGCATGGCCGTGAACAATCGCCGCAAACTCAAAGGCATTGTGGTGTCGGCCGACGACACCATGGTCCGGCTGGAGGTGAATGGCCAGGAATTTCCCGTGGCCTACGCCAACATTCAAAAAGCAAATCTGGTTCCGAACTTTGACTGA
- the secG gene encoding preprotein translocase subunit SecG, which yields MYEILLVVYLLIALALIGLVLIQQGKGADMGASFGAGASNTVFGSSGSGNFLTKTTTLLAAGFFVVSLVLGNLSTNATKQSSEWEDLTAPEVVETPVQGDVPVESGSDVPN from the coding sequence ATGTACGAGATTCTTTTGGTGGTGTACCTGCTGATAGCACTGGCCCTGATTGGCCTGGTGCTGATACAGCAAGGGAAAGGCGCCGATATGGGCGCCTCCTTCGGAGCGGGTGCATCCAATACGGTTTTCGGATCCAGCGGCTCAGGTAATTTCCTGACCAAAACGACCACATTGCTGGCGGCTGGTTTCTTTGTAGTAAGTCTGGTGCTTGGTAATCTCTCTACCAATGCAACCAAGCAGAGCAGCGAGTGGGAAGACCTGACGGCTCCCGAAGTAGTTGAAACTCCTGTTCAGGGTGACGTTCCGGTCGAAAGCGGCAGCGACGTTCCCAACTAA
- the glmM gene encoding phosphoglucosamine mutase — protein MSRKYFGTDGVRGRVGEYPITPEFVMKLGWAAGKVLSQTGTRKVLIGKDTRISGYMLESALEAGLSAAGLQAALLGPMPTPAIAYLTRTFRAEAGIVISASHNPYYDNGIKFFSHDGTKLPDEVELAIEAMLDQPMDCVPSDQLGKASRINDAAGRYIEFCKSTFPSGLHLDGLTIVLDCAHGATYHIAPAVFEELGAKVIRTGVQPNGLNINDGVGSTAPAALQAAVREHGADLGIAFDGDGDRLAMVDHTGALVDGDEVLYIIARDAQRRGKLGGGVVGTLMSNMALELALAELDIPFERAKVGDRYVMEQLKEHGWKLGGENSGHIISLDHNSTGDGIVAALQVLRALINQGETLAELRSGLVLFPQVLVNVRYAPGTDPLAQEEVQQRVAVAEAELAGKGRVLLRKSGTEPLIRVMVEGADEPQVRRLAEYIAEAVL, from the coding sequence ATGAGCAGAAAATATTTTGGTACCGACGGCGTACGCGGCCGGGTCGGTGAGTACCCCATTACCCCCGAATTTGTGATGAAGCTGGGCTGGGCCGCCGGCAAGGTGTTGTCGCAAACCGGTACCAGAAAGGTACTGATTGGCAAGGACACCCGCATTTCCGGTTACATGCTGGAGTCGGCACTGGAAGCGGGCCTGTCTGCCGCCGGCCTGCAGGCGGCACTGCTGGGCCCCATGCCGACCCCGGCCATTGCCTACCTGACCCGCACCTTCAGGGCCGAAGCGGGCATCGTCATCAGTGCGTCACACAATCCCTATTACGACAACGGCATCAAATTCTTTTCTCACGACGGCACCAAGCTGCCCGACGAGGTGGAGCTGGCCATTGAAGCCATGCTCGATCAGCCCATGGACTGCGTGCCGTCGGATCAGCTCGGCAAGGCTAGCCGTATCAACGATGCCGCCGGCCGGTACATTGAGTTCTGCAAGAGCACCTTTCCTAGCGGTCTGCACCTGGATGGCCTGACCATAGTGCTTGACTGCGCCCATGGTGCCACCTATCACATTGCACCGGCGGTGTTTGAAGAGCTGGGTGCCAAGGTGATCCGTACCGGCGTGCAGCCCAACGGGCTTAACATCAACGACGGCGTCGGTTCCACCGCCCCGGCGGCCTTGCAGGCGGCGGTGCGGGAGCATGGTGCCGACCTGGGTATTGCCTTTGACGGTGACGGCGACCGCCTGGCCATGGTGGATCACACCGGGGCCCTGGTGGACGGTGACGAGGTGTTGTACATCATTGCCCGGGACGCCCAGCGCAGGGGCAAGCTCGGTGGTGGCGTGGTTGGCACCCTGATGAGTAACATGGCCCTGGAGCTGGCCCTGGCGGAGCTGGACATTCCCTTTGAGCGCGCCAAGGTAGGGGATCGTTACGTCATGGAGCAGCTCAAGGAGCACGGCTGGAAACTGGGTGGTGAGAACTCCGGCCATATCATCAGCCTGGATCACAACAGCACCGGTGATGGCATCGTCGCCGCGTTGCAGGTGCTGCGGGCCCTGATCAACCAAGGGGAGACGCTGGCCGAGCTGCGTTCGGGGCTGGTTTTGTTTCCCCAGGTACTGGTTAATGTGCGCTATGCTCCCGGCACCGATCCCCTGGCCCAGGAAGAAGTACAACAACGGGTGGCCGTGGCCGAGGCGGAGCTGGCCGGCAAGGGCCGAGTGCTATTGCGAAAGTCGGGCACGGAACCGTTGATTCGAGTGATGGTGGAAGGCGCCGATGAGCCCCAGGTGCGCCGCCTGGCCGAATATATCGCCGAAGCGGTGCTCTGA
- the folP gene encoding dihydropteroate synthase: MLLSSLSRTLDLSTPQVMGVLNITPDSFSDGGRFHGQDAALRHALQMVADGASIIDVGGESTRPGADEVAEQQELERVVPVIERLRAELDCWISVDTSKAVVMGEAVGAGADLINDIRALREPDALQVAAASGAAVCLMHMQGQPRTMQQAPDYDDVAAEVAVFLEERLTACAAAGIPRERICLDPGYGFGKSLEHNYELLGRIGELHRLGLPLLAGMSRKSMIGQLLDREVSERLAGTLAAHLFAVAQGAQIVRVHDVKEMVDALRVWRRAAHYQEQSS; the protein is encoded by the coding sequence ATGTTGTTATCTTCTTTATCCCGTACGCTGGATCTTTCCACGCCACAGGTAATGGGTGTGCTCAATATCACCCCAGACTCTTTTTCCGACGGCGGCCGTTTTCACGGCCAGGACGCCGCCCTGCGCCATGCCCTGCAAATGGTGGCCGACGGTGCCAGCATTATTGATGTGGGCGGTGAGTCGACCCGGCCCGGTGCCGATGAGGTGGCCGAGCAGCAGGAGCTGGAACGGGTGGTGCCCGTTATTGAGCGGCTGCGGGCCGAGCTGGACTGCTGGATATCGGTGGATACCAGCAAGGCGGTGGTCATGGGCGAGGCGGTCGGGGCCGGGGCCGATCTGATCAATGACATTCGCGCCCTGCGCGAACCCGATGCCTTGCAGGTGGCTGCTGCCAGCGGTGCCGCCGTCTGCCTGATGCACATGCAGGGTCAGCCTCGTACCATGCAGCAGGCGCCGGATTACGACGATGTGGCCGCCGAGGTAGCCGTTTTTCTCGAGGAACGGTTGACCGCCTGTGCTGCGGCGGGCATTCCCCGCGAACGCATTTGTCTGGATCCCGGCTACGGCTTCGGCAAGTCCCTGGAGCACAATTACGAACTGCTGGGCCGCATCGGCGAGCTGCACCGGCTCGGACTGCCACTGCTGGCAGGTATGTCGCGCAAGTCGATGATTGGCCAGTTGCTGGATCGTGAGGTCAGTGAGCGCCTGGCCGGTACCCTGGCGGCCCATCTGTTTGCAGTGGCGCAAGGCGCGCAAATTGTACGGGTGCACGATGTAAAGGAAATGGTCGACGCCCTGCGCGTATGGCGCAGGGCCGCCCACTATCAGGAACAATCTTCATGA